The sequence below is a genomic window from Terriglobales bacterium.
GGAAATAATCATGCAAAAGCGCAAACTCGGAAATACTCTCGAAGTCTCCGCCCTCGGCTTCGGCTGCATGGGACTGAGCTCCGGCTACGGCAAGCCCGTCGATAAGCAGTACGGCATCTCCGTGATCCGAGCGGCCGTCGATCGCGGCGTCACCTTCTTCGACACGGCCGAAGTCTATGGCCCGTTCACCAATGAAGAACTGGTGGGCGAAGCGCTGGCGCCCGTCCGCGATCAGGTGGTGATCGCCACCAAGTTCGGCTTCAAGATCGATCCGAACACCGGCAAGCAGATTGGGTTGGACAGTCGCCCGCAACACATCCGCGAAGTCGCCGAAGCTTCGCTGCGGCGGCTCCGGACCGACGTCATTGACCTCTTCTATCAGCACCGCGTTGACCCGGATGTCCTCATCGAAGACGTCGCCGGCGCGGTCCGCGACCTGGTCCGCCAGGGCAAGGTGAAGCACTTCGGGATGTCGGAAGCCGGCGTGCAGACCATTCGCCGCGCTCACGCCGTGCAACCTGTCGCCGCCCTGCAGAACGAGTATTCGCTCTGGTGGCGCGAGCCCGAGCGCGAAGTCTTGCCGCTGCTGGAGGAACTCGGCATCGGGTTTGTGCCGTTCAGTCCGCTGGGCCGCGGCTTCCTGACCGGCAAGATGGACGAGAACACCACCTTCGACAGCTCCGACTTCCGCAGCAAGCTGCCGCGCTTCACACCGGAAGCGCGAAAAGCGAACCAGGTCGTGGTTGATTTGCTGCGCAGAATCGCCGGGCGCAAAAAGTCCACGCCCGCGCAGATCGCCCTCGCCTGGCTGCTGGCACAAAGGCCGTGGGTCGTGCCCATTCCCGGCACCACCAGGCTGGAGCGGCTGGAAGAGAACGTTGGCGCCGCCGCCGTCCAACTCTCGCCGGATGACCTGGGTGAAATCGATGCTGCTGCGCGGAAGATCACCGTGCAGGGCGAGCGCTATCCTGAGGACCTGCAGCGGCTGGTCGGCCGCTGATGCTCTCTCCGCATCCGGCCGGGCATCCAAATTCGGGCAGGGACGATCAACACCCGCTGAGGCGCAAGATGCCGCTACGCAACGACGCCCTCAAAGACCGCCTCTCACGCTATCGCGAAATCACGCTCCGCGTGACCGGCCGCAAATCGGGACGGGCCATCTCGGTCCCGGTGTGGTTCGTCTTCGAAGACCCCACTCTCTACCTGCTGCCGGTGAAGGGCTCTGAGACACAGTGGTATCGGAACGTGCTCGCCAATCCGGCGCTCCGGGTGGAAGCGCGCGGCGCCGAAGCCGAATTGCAGGCAGCCCCGGTTACCGCTCGCGACCGCGTGCTCCCGGTCGTGGAGAAATTCCGCCAGAAGTATGGCGACGGCGACGTGAACAAGTACTATTCCAGGTTCGACGTTGCCGTCGTTGCCCGGTTGCCCTGATCGCGTCTCCCGGGCTGCCGGGGTCGCGCGCGTCACGCCATCGAAGCATCGGCAAACTTGGGGGGGGCGAAACAAAGCGCCTGTTCCCGCGGTCAAGCCCGGAACATTTCGTTCAACTCGGCGCCTCTCGTTGCTTTTTCCGTGAAGTGGAAGGTGCCGTGCTCCTTCATCTCCCGCGCGGCGCTCAGGAACGCGCCCCAGGCCGCGCGCGCCAGCGAACTGCCCACGCTGATGCGCTTGACGCCGAGCGCCGACAGGTCGGCCACGCTCATCTGCATGCCGGGGATGATGATCACGTTGACCGGGCGGTCCACCGATCGCACGACCGTGGCGATTTCGTCCTTGGTCCGCAGGC
It includes:
- a CDS encoding aldo/keto reductase codes for the protein MQKRKLGNTLEVSALGFGCMGLSSGYGKPVDKQYGISVIRAAVDRGVTFFDTAEVYGPFTNEELVGEALAPVRDQVVIATKFGFKIDPNTGKQIGLDSRPQHIREVAEASLRRLRTDVIDLFYQHRVDPDVLIEDVAGAVRDLVRQGKVKHFGMSEAGVQTIRRAHAVQPVAALQNEYSLWWREPEREVLPLLEELGIGFVPFSPLGRGFLTGKMDENTTFDSSDFRSKLPRFTPEARKANQVVVDLLRRIAGRKKSTPAQIALAWLLAQRPWVVPIPGTTRLERLEENVGAAAVQLSPDDLGEIDAAARKITVQGERYPEDLQRLVGR
- a CDS encoding nitroreductase family deazaflavin-dependent oxidoreductase — translated: MPLRNDALKDRLSRYREITLRVTGRKSGRAISVPVWFVFEDPTLYLLPVKGSETQWYRNVLANPALRVEARGAEAELQAAPVTARDRVLPVVEKFRQKYGDGDVNKYYSRFDVAVVARLP